The following are from one region of the Candidatus Bathyarchaeota archaeon genome:
- a CDS encoding universal stress protein, with product SEPSKKAIRYVKKLREAGTKEIVILHVIDEHELAMMIEGCGWLGRDPDECLEEIEKKHREVAEKELNKIKEKLMNEKVKVKTQIEKGTPFKKIVEIAEREKVSLIVIGSHGKGVLKELLIGSVSENVIRHTNKPVLIVR from the coding sequence TTCTGAGCCTTCTAAAAAGGCGATAAGATATGTTAAAAAGCTAAGAGAGGCAGGAACAAAAGAAATCGTTATTCTTCACGTTATTGATGAACATGAATTGGCCATGATGATTGAAGGCTGCGGATGGCTTGGGAGGGATCCAGATGAATGTCTAGAGGAGATAGAAAAGAAGCATAGAGAGGTGGCTGAGAAAGAGCTGAACAAGATAAAGGAGAAACTAATGAATGAAAAGGTTAAAGTAAAAACGCAGATTGAAAAGGGAACTCCATTCAAAAAGATAGTTGAAATAGCTGAAAGGGAAAAGGTTTCTTTGATCGTTATAGGTTCGCATGGTAAGGGTGTGCTTAAAGAATTATTGATCGGTAGCGTTTCAGAAAACG